One Brachyhypopomus gauderio isolate BG-103 chromosome 15, BGAUD_0.2, whole genome shotgun sequence genomic region harbors:
- the LOC143476923 gene encoding uncharacterized protein LOC143476923 isoform X1 — MAKGRKRGAGHGPGFGVYSGVPPPPPDGCWGRPPHPGGFRGRPPRPLGPPGPMVPGERFPMGPPDFGPHHPQNEPPEFMMRSRYMHEEHFPPPEFGGGPGFHPAEFGGGPRFPHPDFDARPPSFHPPPYEGGPGPGPGFHPPPYEGGPRPGPGPGFHPPPYEGDPGFYPANFESGPPDFVPPNLRGAPPVFHPPEFEGGPGYPVMDAGCGPAEGYSVMDPNYMTPLEVHGDPGFGGRGLFGPPQEFMGPGLGPGHGPGLGPGLRPPLSQDIAGVAPPTLAPPPPAPCPHPSIQCKADQQAYKQGKSENGKTENPKAPASKAVSVAKIASASVKPPPGRSMGVISFVGNNYGFIECEDLKKFSFSFDAYFGNRDHLLPGVKVHFTAVKELGKECATDVKVAPGGTEEVEATVYEGVVTTVLPDTYVMDPHPGRIRTIVTTDAIKLPFGKADSKTTLLLFDRVKFQLLTDIITKTNRATNIMPQIPETFQLTKEIRETGVIMNIKDGVCTVMSKKHENLAASVSDRLSDDELKIMDEVEFTVLSVKDTVKAIRLKKLPEGSVVFDTQAKNKIAEVKEKATDVPGAKDKWKPVSSVLTTEGTGANEDISSETYEGTVFQILPKSLKKEKEVEEQKLTQGLLDSMVEGTQKRFPFRSGDVTTRATMMVGDRVHFNISTNRETKEERAVNIKIQPDTFQSESEEQRKIGVVVKVDGSSGFIKTPQDPQLFFDLSEVMDDIKLTVAEKVEFTLAPEGGEEVKRAIRIRKLTESVFTSVPKLEALGEKEKKKMTIKLLRDPKEKIMNEGRNGDLMAAVKQEKGKADSSQAAKLPKGSQQETKGRQEKEKSKADRESSRSRESRSRRRSRSGSGSRDRSGSYRRHRSSSRERRSGRSRRSRSRSRERAHRYGRSRSRSRERSGRMAKKRSHSPEQRDEHRKEQRGSKEHSGKRRSPEKQTEVLKKKSASSFTGPSGAENVDDELTKKRKELLELNELIARKRAIIAMEQNMKSFKDVLQMDRQHGFATFDYQHKTCSDNAWVTDAKPVKSILKKHSELLMDPQKQVSKRSVTPEEPVRYPMSGTSDLYETASSVPAWIVRSSSLEIEDQELIRKKKQLEELSESIARKRAIMAMEQKGKTICDEPEIKKESTFASCSENLDISLPNESTWRLDIKPDLQPKKSILKKRPEPLTEQPQSDISSSDQYTYSRDLFPIAKPPQDALLKSLASSHTSLEKCTNLPSMSSKKDDLFRRLINEVSTTSRIGATSTFSKSPGQQLPVSNSGSFYNPKSTKESKAVYSYEEPGSGSTSHSSEPQFSDQAGDQSTVGAGPSTVSSASDQKGNLTTQMQRFLSALNKADPNLLSSLLREAKKDSAPLASPKNPQPHADRNKDELYDPFKETEDADSALMGREAGRIPALERVETCSDDHSQDDLLPHERAVQDGSGFSKIVGMKYGTDTKVENRFLYGEKVVSHSSFSKEQKHILEHRDQSELHQDRYPFEHQNRPAKEYENPHSHIQDMYAGNRERYDIRNESERYKVEAKRSPVHQKSQDAGERGDKKMEHYEKLQSLLQTIGLKLDTAEVSKLADRTRERLYGKKVKPQSSSSHSLEKDEQLMSRYDRKSSRADSTDSEGVRSVSPVRSSNREVYLSYLDSIRHRNQREEEVAVMKDREKDLVGLKRTIKNSPEELCVVQDQYKLTSQLSNDKLDSYKTMEPLSPSAQTLSSLYAQRSIESSSTAHYLKGRQDFWENSYLMDEDRKGNSQTLASPYGAIPSVPLHYAVAQHVPPPHVPPPHVPPGYGSYAPPVNPSTIMPPSPELYPVLSPFPTPPPFGLPPTLTFPPPTSQFDMSVQSGGSAKTKSVVPTRCLKRIETVKIEKIKSFNVKPTMLHAPPALISIQTVEDAQHQDVQGDAESKQSAPITEEDIKAKQKKRLEQFNQRMKLKKEQQMEAQRTRGPSQKTAPGKVTRKEVKNVWICGHSLVFWAEKRATSPEIGMQLGMDPNSVRIWWKGVQGMIWQQLLPQLHQLKDNWPKPDVILMHLGGNDIGKMSVGAFLAAVKKDLISMKNIFPQCLLVWSDILPRRSWRHSDDSAAVDDTRKAVNKSVHAIISELGGSSLTHENIMPGLDSGLYRPDGVHLSGKGIDTFNLNMQDLLEKWESEMSEMEPSEI; from the exons GCTGGATGTGGTCCAGCAGAGGGTTACAGTGTCATGGACCCAAACTATATGACTCCCTTGGAAGTCCAT GGTGATCCTGGGTTTGGAGGACGAGGTTTGTTTGGGCCTCCACAGGAATTCATGGGACCAGGACTTGGACCAGGACATGGACCAGGACTAGGACCAGGACTAAGACCGCCACTGAGCCAAGATATAGCT GGTGTGGCTCCTCCTACattggctcctccccctccggCTCCCTGTCCACATCCCAGCATTCAGTGCAAAGCTGATCAGCAGGCATATAAACAAGGCAAAAGCGAAAATGGCAAAACTGAAAATCCCAAGGCTCCAGCTTCAAAGGCAGTGTCTGTTGCCAAGATCGCCTCGGCATCTGTCAA GCCCCCCCCTGGACGCTCTATGGGAGTCATCTCTTTTGTTGGT AACAATTACGGCTTCATTGAATGTGAGGATCTGAAAAAGTTCTCCTTCTCTTTTGATGCTTATTTTGGAAACCGAGACCATCTACTCCCAGGGGTTAAAGTGCATTTCACAGCAGTGAAAGAACTG GGAAAAGAATGTGCTACTGATGTGAAAGTGGCACCAGGAGGGACGGAGGAGGTCGAGGCCACAGTATATGAAGGTGTGGTCACCACAGTTCTTCCAGAT ACCTACGTAATGGATCCACACCCAGGCCGCATCAGAACCATTGTCACTACTGATGCCATAAAATTGCCTTTTGGCAAGGCAGACTCCAAAACCACTCTTTTGCTGTTTGACCGGGTGAAATTTCAGCTGCTCACAGATATTATAACAAAGACCAACAGAGCCACAAACATCATGCCACAGATACCGGAAACATTTCAGTTAACCAAGGAAATCAGGGAAACG GGTGTGATAATGAACATCAAAGATGGCGTCTGCACTGTCATGTCGAAGAAACACGAAAACCTCGCCGCCTCCGTCAGCGACCGTCTGTCGGACGATGAACTAAAAATCATGGACGAAGTGGAGTTCACAGTGCTGAGC GTAAAAGACACGGTGAAGGCCATCAGACTGAAAAAACTCCCTGAGGGCTCGGTGGTCTTTGATACGCAGGCAAAAAACAAAATTGCTGAGGTGAAGGAGAAAGCCACTGATGTCCCTGGAGCCAAGGACAAG TGGAAGCCTGTGTCTTCGGTGTTGACCACGGAGGGGACAGGAGCCAATGAGGACATAAGCAGTGAGACGTATGAGGGGACAGTGTTCCAAATCCTCCCAAAGAGCTtaaagaaggagaaagag GTTGAGGAGCAGAAGCTAACCCAGGGTCTTCTGGATTCCATGGTGGAAGGCACACAGAAACGCTTCCCTTTTAGGTCAGGTGATGTGACCACACGGGCCACCATGATGGTGGGGGACAGGGTCCACTTCAACATCTCCACCAACCGGGAAACCAAGGAGGAGCGTGCCGTTAACATCAAGATCCAGCCGGACACCTTCCAGTCCGAATCGGAAGAGCAGCGCAAGATC GGTGTTGTTGTGAAAGTGGATGGTAGCTCTGGGTTCATCAAGACTCCGCAAGACCCACAACTGTTTTTTGACCTGAGTGAGGTCATGGATGACATCAAGCTCACGGTGGCAGAAAAGGTTGAGTTCACGTTAGCG CCTGAAGGAGGTGAAGAAGTTAAACGAGCTATTAGAATCAGGAAGCTGACAGAGAGCGTCTTCACGTCTGTGCCAAAATTAGAAGCCCTTGGGGAGAAAGAGAAG AAGAAAATGACAATCAAATTGTTGAGGGATCCAAAGGAGAAGATCATGAACGAGGGGAGAAACGGAGACTTGATGGCTGCTGT GAAGCAAGAAAAGGGAAAGGCTGACTCGTCCCAAGCTGCTAAACTACCAAAGGGTTCACAGCAGGAGACTAAAGGTagacaagagaaagagaaaagtaaAGCAGACCGAGAGAGTAGCAGGAGTCGCGAGAGCAGGAGTCGCAGGCGTAGCCGGAGTGGCAGCGGCAGCCGTGACAGGAGCGGCAGCTACAGGAGACACAGGAGCTCCAGCCGCGAGAGAAGATCGGGCCGAAGCAGACGCAGTCGCAGTCGCAGCAGGGAGCGGGCGCACAGGTACGGCCGCAGCCGCAGCAGGAGTAGGGAGAGGAGCGGTCGGATGGCCAAGAAGAGAagccacagcccagagcagaggGACGAGCATCGCAAAGAGCAGAGAGGCAGTAAGGAACATTCTGGCAAACGCAGAAGCCCTGAGAAGCAAACggaggtcctgaagaagaagaGCGCCTCCAGCTTTACGGGTCCGTCCGGTGCTGAGAATGTAGATGACGAGTTGACGAAGAAGAGGAAGGAGTTGTTGGAGCTTAACGAGCTGATAGCGCGGAAAAGGGCAATTATTGCAATGGAGCAAAACATGAAGTCGTTTAAAGATGTGCTCCAAATGGACAGACAACATGGCTTCGCCACGTTTGATTATCAGCACAAAACGTGTTCAGACAACGCGTGGGTCACTGATGCAAAACCAGTGAAGTCCATTTTGAAGAAACACTCAGAACTTCTCATGGATCCCCAGAAACAG GTAAGTAAAAGAAGTGTGACACCAGAGGAACCAGTGCGGTACCCAATGAGCGGTACTTCCGACTTGTATGAGACGGCTAGCTCTGTTCCTGCGTGGATCGTGCGCAGTTCTTCACTTGAGATCGAAGATCAAGAATTAATCCGCAAAAAGAAACAACTGGAAGAACTAAGTGAATCTATAGCCCGTAAAAGAGCAATTATGGCCATGGAACAAAAAGGTAAAACTATTTGTGATGAGCCCGAAATCAAAAAGGAAAGCACGTTTGCTTCTTGCTCAGAAAACTTGGACATTTCATTGCCAAATGAAAGCACCTGGCGACTCGACATAAAACCAGATCTTCAGCCAAAGAAGTCCATCTTGAAGAAGCGACCAGAGCCTCTCACAGAACAGCCTCAG AGTGATATCAGTTCGTCTGATCAGTATACTTATAGTCGTGATCTTTTTCCAATTGCTAAACCTCCTCAAGATGCTTTGCTCAAATCCCTTGCGTCCTCTCATACCTCACTGGAAAAATGTACTAATCTACCATCAATGTCCTCCAAAAAGGATGATCTGTTCAGAAGACTAATTAATGAAGTTTCTACAACTTCACGGATTGGTGCGACCTCAACATTTAGCAAGTCACCAGGTCAGCAGCTCCCAGTATCAAATTCGGGATCATTTTACAACCCCAAAAGTACAAAAGAGTCCAAAGCTGTGTACTCCTATGAGGAGCCTGGCTCTGGGTCTACTTCACACTCCAGCGAGCCCCAGTTTTCTGACCAGGCTGGGGACCAGTCTACTGTTGGTGCTGGGCCTTCCACCGTCTCTTCAGCTTCAGACCAAAAGGGAAACCTCACAACTCAAATGCAGCGTTTTCTCAGTGCCCTCAATAAAGCGGATCCAAATCTTCTGTCATCGTTGCTACGGGAAGCCAAAAAAGACTCCGCTCCTTTGGCAAGTCCGAAGAACCCACAGCCGCATGCGGATAGAAATAAGGACGAGTTGTATGACCCCTTCAAAGAAACTGAAGACGCTGATTCTGCTCTGATGGGGAGAGAGGCGGGTAGGATCCCTGCATTGGAACGAGTTGAAACCTGTTCGGACGACCACAGCCAAGATGATCTCTTGCCACACGAAAGAGCTGTGCAAGATGGTAGTGGCTTTTCTAAAATTGTTGGAATGAAATATGGGACAGATACTAAGGTTGAAAACCGGTTTCTTTATGGGGAGAAGGTTGTTTCTCACAGTAGTTTTTCAAAAGAGCAGAAACATATTTTAGAGCATCGCGATCAGTCTGAACTTCACCAGGATCGTTACCCTTTTGAGCACCAGAATCGTCCAGCTAAGGAGTATGAAAACCCTCATTCACATATTCAGGATATGTATGCtgggaacagagagagatatGACATACGGAATGAATCTGAAAGGTACAAGGTAGAAGCCAAACGTAGCCCAGTGCACCAGAAATCGCAGGATGCCGGTGAACGTGGAGACAAAAAGATGGAGCACTATGAAAAACTCCAGAGTCTGCTCCAAACGATCGGCCTTAAACTAGATACCGCGGAGGTTAGCAAGCTAGCTGATAGGACAAGGGAACGTTTGTATGGCAAGAAGGTGAAACCTCAGAGTTCATCGTCTCATTCTCTGGAAAAAGATGAGCAGTTGATGAGCAGATACGATCGAAAAAGTAGTAGGGCCGATTCCACTGACTCTGAGGGTGTGCGTTCTGTATCTCCAGTAAGATCCTCTAATCGTGAAGTTTACTTAAGCTACCTGGACTCCATTAGGCACCGAAACCAACGTGAAGAGGAAGTGGCAGTTatgaaggacagagagaaggatcTAGTCGGTCTTAAAAGGACGATTAAGAACAGCCCGGAAGAACTGTGTGTGGTACAAGATCAATACAAGCTTACCTCACAATTATCAAATGACAAACTCGATTCTTAcaaaacaatggaacctctgTCACCATCAGCTCAGACTCTTAGTTCACTGTATGCTCAGAGATCCATCGAATCCTCCTCGACTGCACACTACCTTAAAGGTAGGCAAGACTTCTGGGAGAACAGCTATCTCATGGATGAAGACCGGAAAGGGAATTCTCAGACTCTCGCGTCGCCTTATGGTGCAATTCCTTCAGTTCCTCTGCATTACGCAGTTGCTCAGCATGTCCCGCCCCCTCATGTCCCACCCCCTCATGTCCCACCCGGCTATGGGTCCTATGCTCCACCAGTGAACCCTTCGACCATAATGCCACCGAGCCCAGAGCTGTACCCAGTTCTTTCCCCTTTtcccactccacctccatttGGGCTTCCTCCCACTCTGACTTTTCCCCCTCCCACAAGTCAATTTGATATGTCCGTACAATCAGGAGGTTCGGCCAAGACAAAATCTGTTGTCCCAACCAGGTGCCTCAAAAGGATAGAAACAGTCAAAATTGAGAAGATAAAATCTTTTAATGTAAAACCTACCATGCTTCATGCGCCGCCTGCACTCATTAGCATACAGACCGTAGAAGACGCTCAGCATCAAGATGTCCAAGGAGACGCCGAGTCTAAACAGTCTGCGCCCATAACGGAGGAAGACATCAAAGCTAAACAAAAAAAGAGG CTGGAGCAGTTTAACCAGAGAATGAAGCTGAAGAAAGAACAGCAAATGGAGGCCCAGCGAACACGTGGACCGAGCCAAAAAACAGCACCAG GAAAAGTTACCCGAAAAGAGGTAAAGAACGTGTGGATATGTGGCCACTCGCTCGTGTTCTGGGCTGAGAAGAGAGCCACATCTCCAGAGATCGGTATGCAGCTCGGCATGGACCCAAACAGTGTGCGAATATGGTGGAAAGGTGTGCAGGGCATGATATGGCAGCAGCTTCTGCCCCAGCTGCACCAGCTCAAGGACAACTGGCCCAAACCTGATGTCATTCTCATGCACCTGGGGGGAAACGACATTGGCAAGATGAGCGTGGGTGCGTTTCTGGCAGCAGTGAAGAAAGACCTGATTTCAATGAAGAACATATTTCCTCAGTGCCTCCTGGTTTGGTCGGACATCCTGCCACGCAGATCCTGGAGGCACTCGGACGACAGCGCAGCAGTAGACGATACGCGCAAGGCCGTCAACAAAAGCGTACACGCCATCATTTCTGAGCTCGGCGGTTCTTCTCTGACTCATGAGAACATAATGCCTGGTTTGGACTCTGGCCTCTACAGACCAGATGGGGTTCACCTCTCTGGCAAGGGAATTGACACTTTCAATTTGAACATGCAAGACTTGCTTGAGAAGTGGGAAAGTGAGATGAGTGAGATGGAACCTTCTGAAATCTAA